A part of Cannabis sativa cultivar Pink pepper isolate KNU-18-1 chromosome 6, ASM2916894v1, whole genome shotgun sequence genomic DNA contains:
- the LOC115695293 gene encoding uncharacterized protein LOC115695293, with product MSLLSWNARGLGSSRAFQNFSLLTKQHQPQLFFVMETKLFVSSTFVARANMYFANVFQVPRSGLGGFHLSCYYGSPYVADKHNSWTLLHRLFDAAPLSPWLIVGDFNDYLVFNDRNTHGLPPPHAMHSFQSFIGKYSLFLLAFSGSRFTWKHGTTLERLDWAIVNQKWADLFPMASLHHLGFFGSDRRALKVLLEGKPFMFARNPTFRFDNHWLLEPDFPELLRDSWKTESNSSTSNNPILTFLSKLQNCSVSLSSWGRNKNQFSHRIKRIQSDMERLLEGPTVSPSDVKKANDLQPRKRTNFIKSLTLDDNSQVTTLNDITTSFVQFYTDLFASQGTNPDAMTFATQGLSKRLTPTQSAFLTSPFTFDEVKVALFQLSSLVPMDLILVSFKKNWDSAGRDLCQAALYTLTTNADLSPVNETILVLIPKVKNASRVKDFRPISLCSTLYKVVSKTIANRLKSSLSDLISHNHGAFLSDRIIFYNIIIANEVIHAITNRKHGKVGWAALKLDMEKAFDKVEWAYIEHILQHFGFPYPFISLILNCLSSVSFRLRINNCLSHKILPTRGIRQGDPLSPYLFLLVAEGLSGIINAKTHSNSFDGISISLRFLPLRPLKSRIFLPFTTTLLANPSISTNPLSFSLLIPLPLTVTISELLSIWTISLSLINT from the exons ATGAGTCTCCTTAGTTGGAATGCTCGCGGATTAGGGAGTTCCCGAGCATTCCAAAACTTCTCCCTCCTCACGAAGCAGCATCAGCCCCAGCTCTTTTTTGTCATGGAAACCAAGCTTTTTGTATCTTCTACTTTTGTTGCTAGGGCTAATATGTATTTTGCTAATGTTTTTCAAGTTCCTAGAAGTGGATTAGGGGGG ttTCATTTGTCTTGCTATTACGGATCTCCCTATGTTGCTGATAAACACAATTCTTGGACCTTATTGCATCGTCTTTTTGATGCTGCCCCTCTTTCACCGTGGCTCATTGTTGGGGATTTTAATGATTACCTTGTCTTTAACGATCGAAATACTCACGGTTTACCACCTCCCCATGCCATGCATTCTTTTCAAAGCTTTATTGGTAAATACTCTCTTTTCCTGCTCGCTTTCTCTGGAAGCCGCTTCACTTGGAAGCATGGTACCACTTTGGAGCGTTTGGATTGGGCCATTGTTAATCAAAAATGGGCTGATCTATTTCCCATGGCCTCTCTCCACCACTTAGGTTTTTTTGGCTCCGATCGCAGAGCTCTAAAAGTGTTGCTGGAGGGCAAACCTTTCATGTTTGCTCGTAACCCTACTTTTCGATTTGATAATCATTGGTTACTTGAGCCTGATTTCCCCGAGCTTCTTAGAGATAGCTGGAAAACAGAATCTAATTCTTCCACCTCTAATAATCCCATTCTCACTTTCCTTTCCAAACTGCAAAATTGTTCCGTTTCCTTGTCCTCCTGGGGTCGTAATAAAAATCAATTCTCACATCGCATCAAACGTATCCAATCGGATATGGAGCGCCTCCTGGAGGGTCCTACTGTTTCTCCTTCTGATGTCAAGAAAGCCAATGATCTCCAAC CGAGGAAACGTACCAATTTCATTAAGTCTCTAACTTTGGACGACAATTCTCAAGTCACCACTCTAAATGATATTACCACCTCTTTTGTTCAGTTCTACACTGATCTCTTTGCTTCCCAAGGAACTAACCCTGATGCTATGACTTTTGCTACGCAAGGTCTCTCTAAGCGCCTCACTCCTACTCAATCAGCGTTCCTTACTTCTCCTTTCACTTTTGATGAAGTCAAAGTTGCTCTTTTCCAGCTTAGTTCCCTGGTCCCGATGGATTTAATCCtagtttctttcaaaaaaaattgggaCTCTGCTGGTAGAGATCTCTGCCAGGCGGCTTTATACACTCTCACCACCAATGCTGATCTTAGCCCGGTAAACGAAACTATTTTGGTTCTCATTCCCAAAGTTAAAAATGCTTCTCGGGTTAAGGACTTCCGTCCCATCAGTCTCTGTTCCACTCTATACAAGGTCGTCTCTAAAACTATTGCAAACCGCCTCAAATCTTCTCTCTCGGATCTTATTTCCCATAACCATGGCGCCTTTCTCTCTGATCGCATCATTTTTTATAACATTATTATTGCGAACGAAGTTATTCATGCGATCACTAACCGTAAACATGGGAAAGTCGGTTGGGCTGCTTTGAAGCTGGATATGGAAAAGGCCTTTGACAAAGTTGAATGGGCCTATATTGAGCACATCCTTCAACATTTTGGTTTCCCCTATCCCTTCATCTCCCTCATTCTTAACTGTCTTTCCTCTGTCTCTTTTCGTCTCCGCATTAATAATTGTCTCTCTCACAAAATTCTCCCCACTCGCGGAATCCGTCAGGGCGACCCTCTCTCGCCTTATCTTTTCCTCCTTGTTGCTGAAGGTCTCTCTGGAATTATCAATGCTAAGACGCATTCTAACTCTTTCGATGGGATTTCCATTTCACTAAGGTTTCTTCCTCTTCGTCCACTGAAATCAAGGATATTCTTACCCTTTACAACCACGCTACTGGCCAATCCGTCAATTTCCACAAATCCTCTATCCTTTTCTCTCCTAATACCACTTCctctgactgtcacaatctcAGAACTACTCTCAATTTGGACGATAAGCCTTTCATTGATAAATACCTAG